In Synergistetes bacterium HGW-Synergistetes-1, the genomic window GCATGATATCAGATTTGTAGAAGACGACTGGGAAAACCCCACTACAGGCGCATGGGGGCTTGGATGGGAAGTTTGGCTTGATGGAATGGAAGTCACTCAGTTCACGTATTTCCAGCAAATGGGATCTTTGGATATGGATGTAGTCCCTGCAGAGCTTACCTATGGCATCGAACGTATCGCAATGTTCGTCCAGAAGGTCGACAACGTATATGACCTTGAGTGGGTCGGAAACGTAAAGTACGGCGATGTCCATCATAAAGGCGAGGTTGAGCATTCGACATACAATTTTGAAGTGGCAAGCACCGAGATGCTCTTTCAGCTCTTCAGTATGTATGAAGCGGAATCAAAAAAGATACTTGAAAGGGGACTTGTCCTTCCTGCTTACGACTATGTCCTGAAATGCTCACACTCCTTTAACCTTCTTGATGCAAGAAATGCGATAAGCGTAACGGAGCGTACAGGTTACATTGGCAGGGTCAGGGCAATTGCAAGCGCCTGCTGCCAGGCTTATCTTAAACAGAGAGAAGAGATGGGACACCCTCTGAAAGGGAAATTCGACAAATTTGAAAAAGCTGAAGGAGGCACAAAATAATGTCTGCTAAAGACCTTCTTTTTGAAATAGGAACAGAAGAAATTCCCGCGCGTTTTATGCCTAAGGTTTTGGCCGACCTCTCTTCATACACAGAAGAAGAGCTTGCCTCAGCGCACATAGATCATTCGAATGTAAAGGCAGAGTGCACGCCACGAAGGTTAGTTCTTACGGTCAGTGATCTCTCTGATTCACAGAAAGATAGTGTAGAGTTATCCAAAGGTCCGCTAAAGGCACAGGCCTTCGACCAGGAAGGCAGCCCCACAAAAGCGGCAAAGGGATTTGCCCGCAGCAGGGGAGTGGATGTCTCAGACCTCAAGGTACAGGAGATCAACGGAACTGAATATGTAGTTGCGGAAAAAAGGGAGAAGGGGCAGTCTACAGAGCTTGTCCTGCCGCACATACTTGATAAAATACTCAAGAAGCTCTCTTTTCCGAAGAGCATGTATTGGGCTGATCCAACAGTTCGTTTTGCCCGCCCTGTAAGGTGGATAATGGCTCTCT contains:
- the glyQ gene encoding glycine--tRNA ligase subunit alpha encodes the protein MNFQEIIMRLESFWASQGCVIQQPYDIEVGAGTMNPATTLRVLGPEPWRVAYVEPSRRPTDGRYGENPNRLQHYYQYQVIIQPAPENIQEMYLESLKVLGIDPAEHDIRFVEDDWENPTTGAWGLGWEVWLDGMEVTQFTYFQQMGSLDMDVVPAELTYGIERIAMFVQKVDNVYDLEWVGNVKYGDVHHKGEVEHSTYNFEVASTEMLFQLFSMYEAESKKILERGLVLPAYDYVLKCSHSFNLLDARNAISVTERTGYIGRVRAIASACCQAYLKQREEMGHPLKGKFDKFEKAEGGTK